In Dioscorea cayenensis subsp. rotundata cultivar TDr96_F1 chromosome 13, TDr96_F1_v2_PseudoChromosome.rev07_lg8_w22 25.fasta, whole genome shotgun sequence, the sequence tatattcaagttttgaatggacccaaattgtgatctgattcaagtttgaattttgtcctaattatctaattataaatgtgtggatatacatattaatcatatgttgtgtagaattcctggggacaaaattgtcaaatctatgatggCAAATTTGTAATTAGCCCCAAAAAGagttcttataaatagggtgtggtccctaACTGAGCATGCAACAattgagattcagaattaggtttTCTAGAAAAGGGTTCCTATCTCCCCTCTTTACGTGTAATcagtgagaagaaccacaagacccaatcacgttcgtcataatcaatggattcaagtgcaggtacgcttacgccactttctttgttcatAAGCAATCTCCAAAACAAGAAGATCCAGGGTTTGAACTACCATTAAATCCATCAAGTGGTACCAGAGTCATCTTGTTTTGGAATTGTTTgggatttattttgattaaatattgaatttattgattttattatgcatGCTTCGGTTGAGGTTTTTCATGCTAATATGACGAtggttatatatacatatattggtaTGTATatgattgtttaattattatattaccATTCTGATTGAGTTTTTCAAAGTCGTGCCATGGTTTTTCAATAGAttggaaattatatatatagatgatataataattatttaattaatatatatattgatccaGTTTTGGAAACCGTGAGGTGCTGTGGTTTCTCAATTCTGAAAACATagattgttattatatatatatatatatatttatttatttatttggttttgaatgatTGGATTGGTTCTTCTGAACTAAATTATTTGACTTATCCCTAAGTGATGAGTGTGATGGAtttgatattcatatatatatatatatatatactagatttaatttttatacttcgGAGAAATCATCAACCCCTTGTGCTAATGCTTTTCTATAAAGATTTATTGATTATCATGTATCATGGATTTCAATACAtgtttatatttacttttagtAAGTTAATTTTCATTATTACCAAAATCAAGGTGCTCCTacacaattaataatttatattatttaaattttactttgatttgtattaagataatatttggattttaatttgattattgaagtttatttaaaattattatgaatttaatttttattcataattataaagttgtttttaataatcattGGGAAATAACAACTTGGAGTTGCTTTTATAGCTTTCTTGGGTATTTACTGCAATTGGTAGAAGCAGTATCGTCACCAAAGTGACCTCTTTTGTGGAAAccttttgtttgtgaataaccATGGTGTTAGTGAATGCTTATTCTCATGCAGACATCACGTCGGCCCAAAGGAAGACTGTTGTCTGGAAGAAATTTGTTTGCACATGTGGTAAtaagttgtttatagttataaaGTGTCTATTGTGAGTATTTAGTTGGCCCAAAGGAAGACTTTATACTTGACTAGATTTTACTATAAAACTTGATTACCGCAACAAGTTGATTGCTAGTGAATTAAATCTCTGTCCAAAGACTAGGTTTAATGTCACAACAATTGACTTGAAGATGGGtggttgttatttatatgcttgattattagatttttggttatttaattgtgagttgatttttgttaattgctCTATGTACAGTTGATATTATGAGTGTTGGCAATGTGTCTGCTACACTAAGTGGCGTCACTGTGCTTAGCGGCACAAACTTTAAGACTTGGAAAAACAAGGTGACACTTCTTTTGGGATGTATGGATCTGGACCATGCATTAAGAGAACCATGTCCTGCAACTCTTACAGATCAAAGCTCTCTTGAGGATAGGAGAGTTTTTGAGAGGTGGGAGAGGTCTAATCGCATTGGTTTGATTATCATAAAGAATACAATCCCGGAGACTTTTCTGGACACTATGTCTGAGGAAAATGATGTTAGGCACTTTCTCGACACCCTCGAGGAACGCTTCATAAGAAGTGATAAGGCGGAGATGAGTGCTGTCCTAAGAAAACTTGTCTCTATGCGGTATAAGGGTGATGGGAACATACTTGAGTACGTTCTCGACATGTTTCATCTAGCTGGGAAATTGAAAGGCTTAAAAATTGAGTTGCCAGAAGATGTTCTGGtgcatttggttttgattgccCTTTCCTCCTCGATTCAGTTAGTTTGAAGTGAGCTATAACTGTCAGAAGGATAAGTGGACATTGAATGAGCTCATCTCACATTTGGTATAAGAGGAAGATAGAATGAAACAGCATAAAGTTGAGAGTGCACATTTGGCATCTTCTAACTCAGGCCCTCAAAAGAAGCTGAAATACGATAAAGCTGCGGCACCTAAATCATGTAAGAAGACCAAAGGCCCTGAAAAAGAGCATAAAGAATTGAAATGCTTCTTCTGCAAGAAGGCTTCTCATGTATAGAAAGACTGCCCTAAGTATTGCGCTTGGCGCGTAAAGAAAGGTATGTTTTTTGCTCAAGTTTATACTAAAGTTAATTTGGTTTCAGTTCCTAGATATACTTGGTGGTTGGATTCACCTGCTACAACTCACATAAGTGTATCAATGCAGGGTTGCCTGAACTGCCGAACATTGAGTGATGGTGAAAGATACATCTATATGGGGACTGGAAGGGCAGAAGTTGTAGGCATAGGGACTTTTAGATTGTTACTTCGTACtggtttttatttagaattaaataaCACATTCGTTGTACCGTCCTTCAAACAGaatttagtttctatttcagttttagacaaagaaggttatttttgttcatttggtaataaaagacgtgttcttcattttaattcgATGTTGGTTGGAACCAGTACATTAAGTGAAAGTGATaatctttatttgcttgatatggttaatacaaccaatgaatcccataatactgaaactaaaggaataaaatgtagattacaaaatgaaaattcataCTCATTATGGCACAAGCGTTTGGGTCACATCTCTGAAAAGAGAATTGACAGGCTTGTAAGAGATGGAATTTTTGATGTAATTGACAAAACCAACAATAGTGTGTGCATTGAGTGCATTAAAGGAaagactacaaacaaaagaaaagtagGGGCCGAGAGAAGTAAAGAAGTCTTAGAACTTATACATACCGATATTTGTGGACCTTTCCCTATGACATCTTGGAACGGTCAACGGTATTTCATTATGTTCATTGATAACTACTCTCGTTATGGTTACCTCTACTTGTTACATGAGAAATCAGAGGCTTTAATCTTTTTTAAGTCATTTAAGGCAGAAGTTGAAAATCAATTGGGCAATAATATAAAAGCCGTTATATCTAATCGTGGTGGTGAATACTACGGTAGGTACGATTGATCAGGCGAGCAACGTTCGGGCCCTTTTGCTCAATACCAAGAGGACTATGGAATCGTTCTACAATACACTATGCCAGGTTGTCCTAGCATGAATGGTGTGGCAGAGAGGCGAAATAGATGCCTTAAAGATATGGTAAGATGTATGATTACTCATACAACATTCCCTAACTCTCTCTAGGGTGAAGCATTAAAGACCGCAGTCTATCTCCTAAATAGGGTTACCACTAAGGCTACTGAGAAGACCCCTTATGAATTATGGACTGGCAAGAAGCCTATCCTAAGGCATTTACGAGTTTGGGGTTGTCCAGCTGAGGCAAGGCCTTATAGGTCTAATGAAAGAAAACTGGATGCAAGGACAATAAGTAGCCATTTTGTAGGGTACTCTGAAAAATCAAGAGGCTTTAAGTTTCATAATCCTACATTAAGAACCTTTTTCAAAACGGGAAATGCCCGATTTTTTGAGGATGTTGAGGTTGGGGAGGAGAATTGAAGTGATGATTTTGTCATTGGGAAGGATTTGGATACATCTTTCTCTGTTGTTGCTAAATATCACAGTTAGGTTTCTTTTTTTGCTGTCATTCAAACACAACATTCAGTATATGATAGAGATGATGTTATTCCTACCCATCAAGAAAAGGGTACTCAACCAGTTATTGGTGAGGAGCAAGACATTCAACCTCAAATTCAAGAAGAATCAGTACCTCTAAGGATGTCCACGAGAGTAAGGAGAAATCCAATTTCGGATATGTTGACTCAATGGAAAAATGATCCAGTTACCTTTAGTGAGGCAATTAATGGCTCAAATTCTCATAAATGGATCGAAGCTATGGGTGAGGAAATCCAATCCATGAAGGACAATGATGTTTGGGACCTTATCCCATTGCCGGAAGGTGTGAACCTATTCGATGTAAATGGGTCTTTAAGACCAAAAGGAATTCACAAGGCAATGTTGAAAGGTATAAGGCACGTCTGGTTGTGAAAGGATTTACTTAGAGGGAGGGCATCGATTACAAAGAGactttttctcttgtttctgcAAAAGACTCTTTTAGGACCATTATGGCACTTGTGGCatatttgaatcttcaacaACATCAGGTTGATGTAAAGACAGCTTTTCTTAATGGAGACATTGAGGAGACCATTTATATGATGCAACCGGAGGGATTAGTCACTGAGGAGACCAATCAAATGGTTTGCAAACTTAAGAAATCTATCTATGGGTTTAAACAAGCTTCCTGACAATGGTACCAAAAGTTTCATCATATTGTTCTCTCATTTGGTTTTGAGGTGAACACTGTTGAGGATTGTGTGTATCATAAGTTTAGTGGGAgtaagtatatatttttaattctatatgttgatgacattctGCTTGCTAGCAGTAGTAAAGGGATCCTTAGGGAAACTAAGAAATTTCTCTCTGAAAGTTTTGAgattaaagatcttggtgaagcatCATTCGTATAAGGGATCCAGATTCATCGTGATCGTTCACAAGGCTCTTTGAGTTTATCTCAGAAGAGCTATATTGAAAAACTACTGCAAAGGTTCGGTATGCAGAACTATAAGCCTCATGACACCCCCGTGTCGAAGGgagataaatttagtttaaaacagTGTCCTTAGGAAGGAATTGAATCCGAATACATGCAAAACATTCCCTATGCGTCTGCAGTAGGAAGTCTTATGTATGCACAGGTCTGTACCCGCCCTGACCTAGCATTTATAGTGggaatgcttggaagatatcaatGTAATCCAGGTAGAGAACATTGGATTATAGCCAAAAGGGTCTTTAGATATCTTCAGAAGACAAAGGATTACGCGCTCACATACAAGAGATTGGATAGGCTTGAGATCATTGGGTATTCTGACTCCGACTTTGCTGGATGCTTGGATAGTTGTAAGTCGATGTCTGGTTACATCTTCACTATAGCTGGTGGTGCTATTTCATGGAGAAGTACCAAGCAATCCTTGGTTGCTTCATCAACCATGGAGGAAGAATTCATCACATGTTATGAGGCATCTAGTCATGCTATTTGGCTGTACAATTTCGTTGAAGGACTACGAGTTGTCGAAAACATAGAGAGACCTTTGACGTTGTATTGTGATAATAGAGCAGCAGTTTTGTTCTCAAACATCAACAAAAGTTCTTCTAGGTCTAAGCATATAGACATTAAGTTCTTAGCTGTTAAAGAAAGGGTTCAGAGTGGCTTTGTTAGTATTGAGCTTATAGGGACAAATTCCATGGTTGCGGATCCGCTTACAAAAGCATTGCCGCCTACAGTTTTTCATGAACATATTGCTAGCATGGGCGTCGTTGGTATGAATGCTTCTGATTAAttggagtttatttttcatagctcgatattcatgttgatgtcatgacacttttgattagttttttataaagtttattgtttattttttgctCTGAACTATGATCTCATAAAGACTTTAAAGTTGGACCAGTTGGAAATAGACAAGCGTAGATCACATTAGCTTGTAATTTCAATGCTACGCATCCACACTTTATCTATGTCGTTAGTTAAGTTGGTATGTGTGAGCATTGTGGGTTTAGTTGCATTGTACTAGCGACGATTGCCCCTATGTTCCATGTATAGATGAGGCTGATGGACGAGattgatttagataatttttcagTTGTAATTACATTTGGTTGTTGATAGTAATTTATACACAATTTTGAATTCTTGAAAGTGCATGATTGTATcgtccaagtgggagattgttggggtgtggaccacacaatatgtagggatataaggacttatgtgcataagttgtgtagacatagacaactaatgtttataattatgtatatcttattatattcaagttttgaatggacccaaattgtgatttgattcaagtttgaatttggtcataattatctaattttaaatgtgtggatatacgtattaatcatatgttgt encodes:
- the LOC120274626 gene encoding uncharacterized protein LOC120274626, whose protein sequence is MVLVNAYSHADITSAQRKTVVWKKFVCTCVDIMSVGNVSATLSGVTVLSGTNFKTWKNKVTLLLGCMDLDHALREPCPATLTDQSSLEDRRVFERWERSNRIGLIIIKNTIPETFLDTMSEENDVRHFLDTLEERFIRSDKAEMSAVLRKLVSMRYKGDGNILEYVLDMFHLAGKLKGLKIELPEDVLVHLVLIALSSSIQLV